The region cttgtcgatgAGCCTGAACCGCGCCACCAGTTAGAAACTGCAGAGGAAGCTCTCCGATACTTAAAGTCCTATAATCaggccgcagcagcagagcttctccagcgcCATCAGCTCAAATGGAAGCGAACAAGAGATTTCTGGGTTCTTCAAGGCGGCCCTATATCCGATACCGCCTGGATGGCTCCCCCTCGGGACGGTCCAGATTAGATTCGAGATAAAGAGTATACAGCAGTGGCTGAGCATCCGTGATAGGGGTTTTTTCTATGTAATTTGGATTTGTTGCTTCCACTACTAGTATATGAGAATGTGAGACCGCTTCTGTGGTTGGCTGCCGGCCCAGTATTCGGGCATTAACGGGTCCGCTTTGGGGGAAAAAGGGTATCTCTCTCGTGTTTGGTTGTATTCTTATTCGCCCAAGGCGTTATATCTGCAGTGTCAGCTCGCCTCGCTTGTATCTGCAGACGGTGAGGCGCCCAACCGCCGTACACCCCGTGGAGCAACAAGCTTGGGCGCCAATTTGCCCTGAAGATGAGCCCCATTATCTGCTCTGATAAATACCATCCATCCAGCCGCTGAAACCCCAGCCCGTAAAGCCGCTGCATGGACAGTTCATTCTTCCATATACCCGTCCACTCATCGTTCCTACCTACCATGGCGGCTGAAGAAGACATGCCCTTACTTGGGCCACGCACACAGCCCGCGACCAAATCCGAAGTCAAAAGGGTGATGCTCGCAGGCTTACCGATGTAGGCGAGGAGTGTATGTATCTATCGGGCTATTTGAATGACTGACCTCGAGTACAGGCTGCTTTTGACGGCCGCCGATGGCGCCTTTATGCTTGCGTCGTTCTCAACGCTGGGTAGTTGATTAATGCGGCCCTACACTCGCCCAAGACAACTAACAGCTTCATTGCTAGGTTCAAACTTTGGTCACCTGGGCGATGCCGCCTGGGCCATTATGACCTATCAGGTCGGTGTAATAATCGGTCAATCGATTGTTTGTATTCCTCAGCCTATGAAGGCATGTCGGGCAGCTAACCATTCCTGCTACTCGCCACAGTACAGCCGCCTTTCCGACCGATATGGGCGCAAGCAAATTATGCTCTTCGCTCACTTCCTGTTCATCGTCGGCACATTCTGTGCATGGTTCGCCCCTCCAAGCCCCTGTCTACCGATCTTTGGCTCTGCTCATACGCTGACCCCATCTTAAGGCAGGCGCCGGGCTTCTGGTATATTGTTGCGGCACGGTTCCTCGTAGGGTTGGGGACCGCCGGTATGCCGCTCATGCTCAATACCATCCTGAACGGTAGGTGATGATTTCCTTTTCGAGTGTCACTTCGGATGTGCTGAGACTTGCACAGATATATGCAGCCAAAGGAGTAGATCTGCGTTGCATGGCGGTGTCCTCGTTGGTCAGTTCTTGGGCAGCATTGGTGGAGGATATACCTTGGCCAAATATAGTCCGCAGATGTATGCGTGCCCACTATCACCTTCCAACTTTCCAGTACAACTAAAAGTTTCCGCCAGGGTCTTTAGATGCGAGTTTATATGGGCACTCTTGTCCTTTGCTATTTTGTGCTGGTTCCTGCCCACTAGCAATCTCGATGACCTGCCCGCCCAGTGTAATATTAGAGGAGCCTTCGTACTTGCATTTAGTCTGGTATGCTTGGTTGTTTGCCTCGACAACGACCTTGTGGCATTCTGGGTACCTCTAGCTCTATGCATCGCCGCTGCTCTCGTATTCGGCTGGCTAGAAAGGCATGCCACCGTTTCCCTGGTCCCTTGGGAGAGGCTGCAGGATAGGCCCATGATGTATGTCATTGGCATTGCGCCCATAACAGCGTTTATTGACATGTCTGTAAGTGCAATGCCCACTCGGATCAAACTGTGCAGTATAGCTGATTTCCGGCTTCCAGATATTAAGCCTTATTCCATACTATGTGCAGGCGTCGCACACTGGCTCCATAGTCACCATCGGCTGGCTAAACATGACATTCACAGTGGCAGAAATATTCGGCCACTTCTTATGCTCGTTGATCCAACGGGACCGGCATGTTTTCATCGCTTCCCGGGCTTTATCATCTTTGAGTGCTGGGGTCCTTTTGATCAATAAAGGTACGCCATGCATCGTCCTCCTGGAACTCTTGAATCTTGACTTATCTTAACAGACTGGGTGA is a window of Aspergillus puulaauensis MK2 DNA, chromosome 4, nearly complete sequence DNA encoding:
- a CDS encoding MFS transporter (COG:D,P;~EggNog:ENOG410PGV0;~InterPro:IPR020846,IPR011701,IPR036259;~PFAM:PF07690;~SMCOG1005:Drug resistance transporter, EmrB/QacA;~TransMembrane:13 (i42-65o77-95i107-125o131-153i165-185o191-211i223-241o247-266i287-310o322-341i348-366o372-395i407-432o);~antiSMASH:Cluster_4.10;~go_function: GO:0022857 - transmembrane transporter activity [Evidence IEA];~go_process: GO:0055085 - transmembrane transport [Evidence IEA]), yielding MDSSFFHIPVHSSFLPTMAAEEDMPLLGPRTQPATKSEVKRVMLAGLPMLLLTAADGAFMLASFSTLGSNFGHLGDAAWAIMTYQVGVIIGQSIYSRLSDRYGRKQIMLFAHFLFIVGTFCAWQAPGFWYIVAARFLVGLGTAGMPLMLNTILNDICSQRSRSALHGGVLVGQFLGSIGGGYTLAKYSPQMVFRCEFIWALLSFAILCWFLPTSNLDDLPAQCNIRGAFVLAFSLVCLVVCLDNDLVAFWVPLALCIAAALVFGWLERHATVSLVPWERLQDRPMMYVIGIAPITAFIDMSILSLIPYYVQASHTGSIVTIGWLNMTFTVAEIFGHFLCSLIQRDRHVFIASRALSSLSAGVLLINKDWVKLVGLILAGLSSALANGNSMTMIIRHTEVKATNKDRGILYGIYHLVISIGNLLSQSMIIWMLQGLIARYIRSSLDHDSSDDIDKLVKKCLESFDYIDTLPDWLGLSVLQSFLDAIRTCISMTSTQYSLASRVLGTDYTITRVHSGYFMHGGAHCLPLRFQESRGKRTGIHLT